The Cellulomonas fulva genome includes a window with the following:
- a CDS encoding LpqB family beta-propeller domain-containing protein, whose product MTARRLRRALVACAAVLALAGCVSVPTSGPVAPGDGTVVDAGSIDVLAEGPRPGATPEQVVEGFMLAGGAGFLGEFATAREYLTGPVRQDWQPRAGVIVYSPSVEPEVSQDGRVVTLQVPVVARVDAEGRYVEAPAAAQESVTFELEQDGGEWRISSAPQGLVLDQSVFDQQFRATPLYFVSADGDFLVPETRWFPARNLQTSVSRALIAGPSPWLRDAVTTAFPEGVTLTAQTVVLDDQGVAQVNLEPASAVLAADLPELLAQLDQSLLAVPGVRSVKVQTEGVLVDGPATLERGGLPDGPVEMLQGDRLMTFDVDALTQVEGVDALPAGSRDPARDEAGDVRVVIDGAGDLVTVPASGEAPVALLQGGTLVAPSVDRFGWVWTSRGTGGLIAASTQGDPVAVAADWLDGRTVVSVRMARDGTRLAVVSRGTDGFSVDVCAVVRDASGTPQRTGEPIRAGAVLTEAGEVVWLDESMLGVIGRSTGATAVHRVPVSGPTTALAEVPDLVSLAGGKVVYAASGDGVLHKLVGNATWVAVSGVEDVRDPAYPG is encoded by the coding sequence ATGACCGCACGACGACTGCGCCGGGCACTGGTCGCGTGCGCGGCGGTGCTCGCGCTCGCGGGGTGCGTCTCGGTGCCGACGTCGGGGCCGGTCGCGCCGGGAGACGGGACCGTCGTCGACGCGGGCAGCATCGACGTCCTCGCCGAGGGGCCCCGGCCCGGCGCCACGCCCGAGCAGGTCGTCGAGGGCTTCATGCTCGCCGGCGGCGCGGGCTTCCTGGGGGAGTTCGCGACCGCGCGCGAGTACCTGACCGGGCCCGTGCGCCAGGACTGGCAGCCCCGTGCGGGCGTGATCGTCTACAGCCCGTCGGTCGAGCCCGAGGTGTCGCAGGACGGCCGGGTCGTGACGCTGCAGGTGCCCGTCGTCGCGCGGGTCGACGCGGAGGGCCGGTACGTCGAGGCGCCCGCGGCCGCGCAGGAGTCCGTGACGTTCGAGCTCGAGCAGGACGGCGGCGAGTGGCGGATCTCGAGCGCGCCGCAGGGCCTGGTGCTGGACCAGTCGGTGTTCGACCAGCAGTTCCGTGCGACGCCGCTCTACTTCGTCTCGGCCGACGGCGACTTCCTGGTGCCCGAGACGCGGTGGTTCCCCGCGCGCAACCTGCAGACGTCCGTGTCGCGCGCCCTGATCGCCGGTCCCTCGCCGTGGCTGCGGGACGCCGTCACGACCGCCTTCCCGGAGGGCGTGACGCTGACCGCGCAGACGGTCGTGCTCGACGACCAGGGAGTGGCCCAGGTGAACCTCGAGCCCGCCAGCGCCGTGCTCGCGGCGGACCTGCCCGAGCTCCTGGCCCAGCTCGACCAGAGCCTGCTCGCGGTGCCGGGCGTGCGCAGCGTCAAGGTCCAGACCGAGGGGGTCCTGGTCGACGGCCCGGCGACGCTCGAGCGCGGCGGGCTCCCGGACGGTCCCGTGGAGATGCTGCAGGGCGACCGGCTGATGACGTTCGACGTGGACGCCCTCACGCAGGTCGAGGGGGTCGACGCGCTGCCCGCGGGGTCGCGCGACCCCGCGCGCGACGAGGCCGGCGACGTCCGGGTCGTGATCGACGGCGCGGGCGACCTGGTGACCGTCCCCGCGTCCGGCGAGGCGCCGGTCGCGCTGCTCCAGGGCGGGACGCTCGTCGCGCCGTCGGTCGACCGGTTCGGCTGGGTCTGGACGTCGCGGGGGACGGGCGGCCTGATCGCCGCGAGCACGCAGGGCGACCCGGTGGCGGTCGCCGCGGACTGGCTCGACGGGCGGACGGTGGTCTCGGTGCGGATGGCGCGCGACGGCACGCGGCTGGCGGTGGTCTCGCGCGGTACCGACGGGTTCTCGGTGGACGTGTGCGCCGTGGTGCGGGACGCGTCGGGCACGCCGCAGCGCACGGGCGAGCCGATCCGCGCGGGCGCGGTGCTCACCGAGGCGGGCGAGGTGGTGTGGCTCGACGAGTCGATGCTCGGCGTGATCGGGCGCAGCACGGGCGCGACGGCGGTGCACCGCGTCCCGGTCTCCGGCCCCACGACCGCGCTGGCCGAGGTGCCGGACCTCGTCTCGCTCGCTGGCGGGAAGGTGGTGTACGCCGCGTCCGGGGACGGCGTGCTGCACAAGCTCGTCGGGAACGCGACGTGGGTCGCGGTCAGCGGCGTGGAGGACGTGCGCGACCCCGCGTACCCCGGCTGA